One genomic window of Manihot esculenta cultivar AM560-2 chromosome 16, M.esculenta_v8, whole genome shotgun sequence includes the following:
- the LOC110603888 gene encoding transcription factor HY5, which translates to MQEQATSSIAASSLPSSSDRSSSSALQLEVKEGMESDEEIRRVPEISGEPAGASASGRDGGSVAGAERAQAPGEGQSQRKRGRSPADKENKRLKRLLRNRVSAQQARERKKAYLNELETRVKDLEKKNSELEERLSTLQNENQMLRQILKNTTASRRGGSSNGNGDACL; encoded by the exons ATGCAAGAACAAGCGACGAGTTCGATTGCAGCCAGTTCTCTGCCGTCCAGCAGTGATAGATCTTCGAGTTCTGCTCTTCAACTTGAAGTCAAAGAAG GGATGGAGAGCGACGAGGAAATTAGGAGAGTGCCGGAGATCAGCGGTGAACCAGCTGGAGCTTCAGCCTCCGGTAGAGACGGCGGTTCAGTTGCGGGTGCAGAACGAGCACAGGCTCCAGGGGAAGGTCAGAGTCAGAGAAAGAGAGGAAGGAGCCCAGCTGACAAAGAGAACAAGCGGCTAAAGAG GTTGCTGAGGAACAGAGTTTCAGCCCAACAAGCAAGGGAGAGGAAGAAGGCATACTTGAATGAATTGGAAACAAGAGTCAAAGACTTGGAAAAGAAAAACTCTGAGCTTGAAGAGAGGCTTTCCACGTTGCAGAATGAAAATCAGATGCTTAGACAA ATATTGAAAAATACAACAGCAAGCAGGAGAGGAGGCAGCAGCAATGGCAATGGAGATGCTTGTTTATGA